The window CGGCTGGCCCACGTGCCGGCCGAGAAGGCGGGTCCCTTGCAGCGCTATGCGGCGACCATCCAGTCGCAGCGCGGTGACTACAACGGCAAGGTGCTCTCGATCCGGCAGGACGACCTGCGCACACTTGCCGTCATCTACGACCAGTCCCCCTCGGTTCTCACCGAGCAGCTGATCAGCTGGGGTGTGCTGGACGCGGACGCGCGTCGTGCGGTCTCCCACGCCGAGGAGAGCTGAGCGTTCCACGGGTTCGACCCAGTCAGCAGAAACGTGCCGCCGGGGTGGCCGGAACTTTGCGGTTCCGGCCACCCCGGCGGCGTTCTGCGGGCCTTGTGGGGCGTAGTCGTACGGGAACGCCGGAGGGCCCGCAGCGTCACCGCTGCGGGCCCTCCGGCGTTTTCCCTGCTTACGCCTCGTCCCGGCGCAGCGAGGGCTTCAGGTCCTTGAGCCGGCCGAGCAGCCCGTTGACGAACGAGGGCGACTCGTCCGTCGAGAACTCCTTGGCCAGCTGCACCATCTCGTCGAGTACGACCGCGTCCGGCGTCTCGTCGACCCAGATCAGCTCGTAGGCGCCAAGGCGCAGGATGTTGCGGTCCACGACCGGCATCCGGTCGAGCGTCCAGCCGACCGAGTACTGCGCGATCAGCTCGTCGATGCGCTTCGCGTGCTGCGCGTAGCCCTCGATCAGCTGCATCGTGTACTCGCTCACCGGCGGCTGCCGGGTGTCGGCCCGGGAGAGCCGGATCCAGTCCGCGAGGACCGTCAGGACGTCGGCCCCGCGCTGGTCGCCCTCGAAGAGGATCTGGAAGGCGCGCTTGCGGGCCGTGTTGCGGGCAGCCACGGTTAGCTGTTCACCCGGCCGAGGTAGTCGCTGGTGCGGGTGTCGACCTTGATCTTCTCACCGGTGGTGATGAAGAGCGGGACCTGGATCTGGTGACCGGTCTCCAGGGTGGCGGGCTTGGTGCCGCCGGTGGAGCGGTCGCCCTGGACGCCCGGCTCGGTCTCCTGGACGACGAGCTCGACGGCGGCCGGCAGCTCGACGAAGAGCACCTCGCCCTCGTGCTGCGCGACGGTGGCGGTGAAGCCCTCGATCAGGAAGTTGGCGGCGTCGCCGACGGCCTTGCGGTCGACCATGAGCTGGTCGTAGGTCTCCATGTCCATGAAGACGAAGTACTCGCCGTCCATGTAGGAGAACTGCATGTCGCGCTTGTCGACGGTGGCCGTCTCGACCTTCACGCCGGCGTTGAAGGTCTTGTCGACGACCTTCCCGGAGAGCACGTTCTTGAGCTTGGTGCGCACGAAGGCCGGGCCCTTGCCGGGCTTGACGTGCTGGAACTCGACGACGGACCAGAGCTGGCCGCCTTCGAGCTTGAGCACCATGCCGTTCTTGAGGTCGTTCGTGGAAGCCACGGTTGCGGAATCTCCTGGACTGACGTGGACGACCCCGGCGCACGCCACTGCCTAGAGGGCGAGCAGCTCCTTGGTCGTGATGGTGAGTAGCTCGGGTCCGCCGTCCGCCTCAGGGCGGACGACGAGCGTGTCATCGATCCGGACGCCGCCCCGGCCCGGGAGGTGGACTCCCGGTTCGACGGTGACCGGCACGCAAGCGTCCAGTTTACCCATGGCCGCGGGACCCAACTGCGGGTCCTCGTCGATTTCGAGTCCCACGCCGTGCCCCGTCAGCGCCGGAAGGCCCTGGGCGTACCCCGCCGAGTCCAGCACCTGACGTGCGGCGCGGTCAACATCGCGGTACGCGGCGCCGGGGGCCAGCGACTCCCGTCCGGCTCGCTGGGCAGCGAAGACGAGGTCGTACAGCTCGATCTGCCAGTCGGCGGGGGACGTACCGATGACGAAGGTACGGCCGATCTCGCACCGGTAGCCGCGGTACGTGGCCCCCAGGCAGACGGAGAGGAAGTCGCCCTCCTCGACGCGGCGGTCCGTGGGCCGATGGGCACGCCGGCCGGCGTTCGGGCCGGTGGCGACGGAGGTCGGGAAGGCGGGGCCGTCGGCGCCGTGATCGACCAGGCGCCGTTCGAGTTCCAGGGCGAGGTGACGTTCGGTACGGCCGACGAGGATGGATTCGAGCAGCTCCCCGAGTGCCTGGTCGGCGATCTCGGCACCGATCCTCAGGCACGAGATCTCCTCCTCGTCCTTGACCACCCGGAGCTGCTCCACGGCTCCGCCGAGGTCGGCGAGGCGCAGTCGCGGGACGACCGAGCGGATGGCCCTGTGGCGGGCCACGGTGAGGTGGTGTTCCTCCACGGCGAGGCAGACCCCGCCCTGCGATGCCGCGAGGTCGGCCGCGGCGACGGCGGGGTCGCCTCCGGCCCCGGGGAGGGTGTGGATCCGCAGCGCCTCGTCGGGACGGCCCTCGGTGGGGCGGTCGTCGGGCGGTTCGGTGCACACGAGCAGGTCTTCGGTCTTGCCGAGGAGCAGCACGGAGCCCTGTGGGGCGGCGCCCGCGAGGTAGCGGACGTTGGCGGGGCGGGAGATCAGCGCTGTGGCGCTGCCGCTGGCCTGGCAGCGGTCCCTCAGCCGGGATCGGCGGGTGGCGTACACCTCTGACATGACCCGAGCGTAAGAGCTCCGCGGGGTTGGCGCCGGTTGAGGGCGTCTGAGTGGGCGGTGTCTGGAAATGGGCGGGTTGGTGGGGTGACGTTCGGGGGCGGGGGTGCGGCTTGAGGTTGTGTGCCGTCTGGGGGTTCGTGGGGGCTTGTCGCGCCCACGCGGCGGAGCCGCATGTCGATACAGCCCCGCGCCCCTTGAGGTCGGCTCAGTCCCCGGCGCCTACCAGTTCGGAGGGCTGGCGATCGAGCGGGCCAGTACGTCGTCCAGGACCTGGGCCGTCTGTGGGACGTCGAGCTGGGAGTTGTCGATGATCGGCAGGCCCGAGCCGTACCAGCCCGCCATGCGGCCGTGGATGCGGGCGACCTCCTCGTCGGTGAGGCGGCGGTTGCCTGTGCGCTCGGCGTTGCGCTCGAGGACGATCTCCAGGCCCGGCAACAGGACCACCGGCAACAGCCCCGGACCCACATGGCGCTTCCAGCCGCCGAGGCCCACCACCGGCCGGTCGGGGAAGACCGCGTCGTCGAGGATGCAGGAGATGCCGTTGGCCAGGTAGTTGCGCGCGGCGAAGCCGCAGGTGCGGCGGGCGAGGCGGTACTGGGCCTCGGAGTTGTCGTTCCACCCGGACTGCGGGTCGGCGAAGCCCGAGCGGACCCATTCGCGTACGTCGTCGAGGCTGATGTGGGCCGTGGGGACCCGGCGGTGGTCCGCCCAGTATTTGGCGACGCTCGTCTTGCCTGCTCCGGCGGGCCCGATGAGCAGTACCGCGAGAGTCGTGGCCGACGGGTCGGGTGCCGCCGTCGCGGGCGGGGTGCTCGGCATGGCGACGGGGCCGCCGGGCGGCAGTGGTACGTGGCCCGTGGTGTCGGGCGTCGGCGGGGCCTGGACGTGCTGGGACGCGGGCGGGACCGGTCCGGGGGGTGTGAAGCCCGGCGCCGGGGGCGGCGGGGGCACGGGGGCCGATCCCTGGTGGGGGGCGGAGCCCTGGTGCGAAGCGGGTCCCTGGTACGGGGCGGGTCCTTGGTGCGGGGCAGGTCCCTGGGGCGCACCCGGGTGGTGCTGACCCGGGTGCTGTGCGGCCGGCGACCAGCCGTGCCCCGGCTGGTGGGGCGGCGGCAGCGGAGAACCCACTGCGTGCTGCATCCGGTGCCACTCCGTCTCGTCTTCCATGGCCATTGGCGCTGGCAGCAGGGCACGGACCCCGCTCTCCCCCACTACCCGGAAGGCGTGGGGGACCCCATCCGAACGGTACCGCCCCCGGCCGCCGTTTGGTGAACGGCCGGGGGCGGTCTGAAGTGCCCATCGCCACAGGCGAATCGGACGGAAGGGTGGTTCGGCGGACTTACTGGCCGACTTCGCCGTACGCGGCGAGCAGGACGGCCGGGTCCGGCCCCTCCAGGACGGTCGGCTTGGCCAGGCCGTCCAGCACGATGAAGCGGAGCAGGTCGCCGCGGGACTTCTTGTCGACCTTCATGTTCTCCAGCAGCTTGGGCCACTGGTCGTGGCGGTAGAACAGCGGCAGGCCTACCGATTCGAGGATCGTGCGGTGGCGGTCGGCCGTCACGTCGTCCAACCGCCCGGCGAGACGGCCGAGTTCGGCGGCGAAGTGCATACCGACGGAGACCGCCGCGCCGTGCCGCCACTTGTAGCGCTCGTTCTTCTCGATGGCATGGCCGAGCGTGTGGCCGTAGTTGAGGATCTCCCGCAGGCCCGACTCCTTCAGGTCCGACGAGACGACCTCGGCCTTGACCCGGATGGAGCGCTCGATCAGCTCGGCGGTGTGCGGGCCGGCGGGGGTCCGCGCGGCCTGCGGGTCGGCCTCGATCAGCTCCAGGATCGCCGGGTCGGCGATGAAGCCGGCCTTGATGATCTCCGCGAGACCGGACACGTAGTCGTTGACCGGGAGGGACTCCAGCGCGGCCAGGTCGCACAGCACGCCGGTCGGCGGGTGGAAGGCGCCGACGAGGTTCTTGCCCTCTGCGGTGTTGATGCCGGTCTTGCCGCCGACGGCCGCGTCGACCATGGCGAGCACGGTGGTCGGGACGGCGATCCAGCGCACCCCGCGCAGCCAGGTCGCGGCCACGAACCCGGCGAGGTCGGTGGTCGCACCGCCACCGACGCCCACGATGACGTCGGAGCGGGTGAAGCCGGACTGGCCCAGCGCCTTCCAGCAGTAGGCGGCCACCTCGGCGGTCTTGGCCTCCTCCGCGTTCGGCACCTGGATCGCGACCGCCTCATAGCCCTGCCCGGCCAGGTCGGCCCGCAGCGCCTCACCGGTCTCGGCCAGCGCCTCCGGGTGGACGACGGCCACCCGCTTGGCCTTGCTGCCGATCAACCCGCCGAGCTCGCCCAGGAGTTGACGGCCCACCAGGACCTCGTAGGGGTCGGTCCCCGAGGTACCGCCGACCTGGATCCGGGTGACTGCCTCGCTCATGCTTCCTTCAACTCCAGTGCGTCCAGGGCGATTTCGGTGACCTCTTCGGGCGTACGGCCATCGGTCGCGACGACGGCCGTGGCGACCTCCTCGTACAGGTGCCGACGGGCCTCCATCAGCTCGCGCCACTGCTTGCGCGGGTTGACCGCCAACAGCGGGCGGGCCGCGTTCAGCCCGGTCCGCTTGACCGCCTCCTCGACGTCCATCGACAGGTACACGACCCGCTGGCCGGCGAGCAACGCGCGCGTGTCCGCGTCCAGGATCGAACCGCCGCCAAGAGCGAGCACACCGTCGTGCCCGGCCAGCGCCCGGTGCACGGCCGCCTTCTCGACGGCACGGAAGGCGGACTCACCCTCGTCGACGAAGATCTCGGCGATGGTCCGGCCCTGCTCGGCCACGATGTCGTCGTCGGTGTCCCGGTAGGTGACCCCCAGCCGCTCGGCCAGCAGCTGCCCGACGGTGGACTTGCCCACCCCCATCGGGCCGACCAGGACGACCAGCGGCCCGCTCATCGGATGGCGAGGTTGTCGAGGTACGAGGTCACGTTGCGGCGGGTCTCGGCGACCGAGTCGCCGCCGAACTTCTCCGCCACCGCGTCCGCGAGCACGAGGGCCACCATGGCCTCGGCGACGATGCCGGCGGCCGGGACGGCGGAGACGTCGGAGCGCTGGTGGTGCGCCTGCGTCGCCTCGCCGGTGGTGACGTCCACCGTCTGCAGGGCGCGCGGCACGGTCGCGATCGGCTTCATCGCGGCGCGGACCCGCAGCAGCTCACCGGTGGTGAGGCCGCCCTCGGTGCCACCGGAACGGCCGGAGACGCGGCGGATGCCCTCGGGCGTGTTCACGATCTCGTCGTGGGCCTTGGAGCCGGGGACGCGTGCCAGCTCGAAGCCGTCACCGATCTCGACACCCTTGATCGCCTGAATGCCCATGAGCGCCCCGGCGAGGCGGGCGTCCAGCTTGCGGTCCCAGTGCACATGCGAGCCCAGACCGACGGGGACGCCGTAGGCCAGGATCTCGACCACGCCACCGAGGGTGTCGCCGTCCTTGTGGGCCTGGTCGATCTCGGCGACCATCGCCTTCGACGCGTCCGCGTCCAGGCAGCGCACGGGGTCGGCGTCCAGCTTCTCGACGTCGGCCGGCGTCGGGTAGACGCCCTGCGGCGCCTTCGCGGAGGCCAACTCCACAACGTGGCTGACGATCTCGATGCCGGCCGTCTCCTTGATGTACGACCGGGCGACCGCGCCCAGCGCCACACGGGCCGCCGTCTCCCGCGCCGAGGCACGCTCCAGGATCGGCCGGGCCTCGTCGAAGCCGTACTTCTGCATGCCCGCGAGGTCGGCGTGGCCGGGACGCGGGCGGGTCAGCGGCGCGTTGCGGGCGAGGCCCGCGAGGATCTCCGGGTCGATGGGGTCGGCCGCCATGACCTGCTCCCACTTCGGCCACTCGGTGTTGCCCACCATGATCGCGACCGGGGAACCGAGGGTCAGGCCGTGCCGGACGCCGCCGAGGAAGGTGACCTCGTCACGCTCGAACTTCATGCGCGCACCGCGTCCATAACCGAGCCGGCGCCGGGCCAGGTGGTCCGCCACCATCTCCGTGGTGATCGGCACGCCGGCGGGAAGGCCCTCCAGCGTCGCCACGAGTGCGGGACCGTGGGACTCCCCCGCGGTCAGCCAGCGCAACCTGCTCAACGGTGCTCCTCAGTGCTCGCGCCCTGGTACTGCCCTGCGTACGCGCGTCCTCGCATACGTCGACGGCGCGACCAGGTGCGCGGCCCTGGCCCGCCACCTTCGATCCTCCCACGTCCGGGCCCGGTGCCCGGCCGCCGGTCCACCAAGCGGACGGCAGATGGACGTCGTCGGACGCCGGAGGGTCACGCCGAGCCGTTGCCCTGGCGCTGTTGCGGAGCGTACGAGCCGAGGAAGTCGGCACCGCTCGGTTCCTGCGACGGCTGCCGCACCGACTGCTGGGGAGCGTACGGCCCGAGGTAGTCGGCGCCCCTCCCCTGGCCGTGCTGCGCCGCCGCGTGAACGGCCTGTCCCTCACGCATCGCACGCCGCCGGTCGATCGTGCGCTTCAGCTTGAAGACCCACGACCCGACGACGAGGAGCACGATCAGGACAAGCACAGGGATCTGCACCCAGTCCGGCATGAACCGCAGGACGATCTCGAATATCTCGCCCTTGCCGGACGCCAACGGCACACCAGTGGACATGGCTCGTACTCCCCCTCGGACCGCTCCGCCCCCTGCGGAACTCAGCGGATCCTAGCGCCCCGCGAGAGCGCGCTCGCCCGCTTTTCGCATGGCCTCCAGGGGTGCCGGAACACGCCCGGTCATCTGCTCCACCTGGAGCACCGCCTGGTGGACCAGCAGGTCGAGCCCGCTGACGACGGCTCCGCCGTACATGGACCAGCGGGCCGCGAGAGCGGTCGGCCAGGGGTCGTAGAGCACGTCGAACAGGGTGGCGGGGCGCTCCGGTACGGCGGCGGCGAGTGCGTCGGTCGTCCCGGCCGGGGTGGTCGCGATCACCAGCGGCGCGCGCAGCGCCCGGTCCGCGTCGGCCCAGTCCGCCGTACGGAGTTCGACGTCGAGCCGCTCGCCCCACTGCCGCATCTCGGCGGCGCGGGCCTCACTTCGTACGTACGCCACGACCTCACCGGTGCAGATGCGCGCGAGCGCGGCCAGCGCGGAGGAGGCGGTGGCGCCGGCGCCGAGGATGGCCGCCGAGTCGACCTGTTCGATGCCGCGCTCCCGCAGCGCGGCGACCATGCCGGGGATGTCGGTGTTGTCGCCGACGCGGCGGCCGTCCTCGGTGAAGACGACCGTGTTGACCGCCTCGACCGAGGCCGCCGTCTCGCTGATCTCGTCGAGCAGCGGAAGGACGGCCCGCTTGAGCGGCATGGTCAGCGACAGCCCGGCCCACTCCGGCCCGAGTTCCGCGAAGAACTTGGGCAGCGCTGCCTCGTCGATCTCGAACCGGTCGTAGGACCAGTCCACGAGCCCCAGTTCCCGGTACGCGGCCCGGTGCAGCACCGGGGAGAGGGAGTGGGCGATGGGCGAACCGAGCACGGCGGCCCGGCGGGCGTCAGTTGCCCGTGCTGTCATGGAACCTGTCCTTGAACCTGTGGAGACTTCGCTGTCCGACGTCAGTCCTTGTTCCTCGACGCGTTGAACTGCTGGACCAGCTTGTCGTGCTCCGCGAGCGTCTTCGTGAACTTGCTGGTCTTTCCGTCCAGCGAGATGAAGTAGTACCAGCCTTGCTTCGTCGGATTCAGCGCGCCCTTGAGCGCCTGTTCACCGGGGTTGTCGATGGGACCGGGCGGCAGCCCCTTGACGTAGTACGTGTTGTACGGGTTGTTGTACTGCCTCAGCTCGGCGATGGACAGGTCGATCTTGCTTTGGTCCTTTACGTAGTTGTACGTGGAGTCGAACTCCAGAGAGCCGTAGGTCTCGGGATTCCCGGGCTTGAGGCGGTTGTAGACGACCTCGGCCATCTTGCGGAAGTCGTCGTGGCTCGTGCCTTCGGCCTGCGCCAGGCTCGCCACCGTGAGCAGCTGCCAGGGGTCGTCGAGTCCCAGACTCTCGGCCTTCTGCTCCAGGCCCAGCGCCTCGTACTTCTCCGTGGCCCGGGTGACCATCTCCTTCAGGACGGTTTCCGGCTTCTGTCCCTTGCTGGCCGCGTAGCTGGAGGGGTAGAGGAACCCTTCCAGCGGGTCCTTCAGATCGGCGTGGTTCAGCGCCCAGTCGGGCAGGCCGAGGTCCTTGTACTTCTTCTTCGCGACGCTCGCCGTGGTGCCGTCCGGCACTCCGAGGCGCTTGTCGATCAGTGCGTAGACCGCGGTGTTGCGCGAGCCCTCGGCGATGATCAGGTTGTCGCGGCTCTCCGGACTGAGCATCAGTTCGACCGCACTCGCGGCCGACATCTGCTTCTCCAGCGTGTAGACGCCGTCCTGGATCGATTTGCCGTTGGCGTTCGCGTTCTGGGCGGAAATGAAGGCGTCGACGCTCTGGACGACGCCCGCTTCCTTCAGTTTCTGCCCGATCACCGAACCGACCGCGCCCTTGGGGATGACGACGGTGACCTGCTCGCCGTTGCCGTCCCCGGCGTAGTCCGGCACGTCGCCGAAACGATCCTGGTAGAACTGGTACCCGAAATATCCGACTCCGGCCACGCCTCCGCTGAAGATCAGAACGACCACCAGACAGGCCATCCCGCTGCGCCGTTTCTTGGGCTTGCCGCCCCGGCCCCGGCGATCACCACGCCCCCGGCCGTCTTCCGCCTCGTCGTCGGAGTCGTCGTCATCGTCGCCACCGGCGAAGAAGGCGTGTTCGCCCTGGTCAGGCCCGGGATCCCAGTCGGTCTGGGGCGGCTCCGGCTCGGCCTGCCGCCGGCTCGGCGGCGCCGGCGGCGGGTACGCGTCGGGTGTGCCGTAGTAGTCCTGCTGCTCACCGCCGTACGCCGCGGCCTGCTGCCCGTAGGGGTCCGACGGGTCGGGGTACTGGGCGTGCGCGTGTGTGCCGTCGGCCCAGCCGTTGTTGTTGTCGTACGGCTGCTGCCCCTGGCTCGCGTACTGCTGCTGTTCGTACTGATGCGGGTACTGCTGGCCCTGCTCCGGGTACTGCTGACCCTGCTGCTGGTACTGCTGCGCATGACCGTATGCGGCCTGCTGGCCGTTGCCCCAGTCGCCGTAGTGCTGCGGCTGCTGCGGATAGTGCTGCGGCTGGCCGCCGTAGGCAGCCTGCTGGCCCGTGTGGGCCTGCTGCCCTTCCCATCCGCCGTCCCCGAACAACGGGTCCTCGGGATGCCACGGTTCGGAGCCTGGGCCCCGGCCATACTCAGTCATCGATCCCCTAGAGCCGCGAGGCGGCGGTCACGCGGCTGGTGTAGCTCCGGCTCCCGTCCCGCCTCTCTCTGTACCCCGGCTGTTCGAAAACCGGTGCATCGCGCGGAACGTTACCGTATCGCGATCAGATGACCACTTCGACGCCCTCTCCGGGAGCTTTACCTGACACCCGTTCGGATTCGAGCGCCTGCTGCAAGATGATCACAGCGGCTGCCTGGTCGATCACCGACCGGCCCTTCTTCGATTTCACGCCCGAGGCGCGCAGTCCCTGACTGGCCGTCACGGTCGTCATCCGCTCGTCCACGAGCCTGACCGGTACGGGCGCGATCATGCGTGCCAGTTCCTGGGCGAAGCCCCTGACCTTGACTGCGGCCGGGCCCTCGCCCCCCTTGAGGGAGCGAGGGAGACCGACGACGACCTCGATCGGCTCGTACTCCTCGACGAGTTGCTTGAGCCGGCGGTGGGCTGCCGGGATGTCCCGGCCCGGGACCGTCTCCACCGGGGTGGCGAGGATCCCGTCGGGGTCGCACGAGGCGACCCCGATGCGGGCGTCCCCGACGTCGATCGCCAAGCGACGGCCGCGGCGCATGCCCCGGCCGTCGCCGCTCGCCTGTGTCTCGGCGCTCACTTGGCCGTTTCCGCCACGAGGCGTTCGACAGCGTCGACGGCATCGCCGACGGCGGCCGGGTTCTGGCCGCCGCCCTGGGCGACGTCCGGCTTGCCGCCACCGCCGCCGCCGAGGGTCTTGGCGGCCGTACGGACCAGTTCGCCGGCCTTGAGGCCACGCTCGCGGGCGGGCTCGTTGGTGGCGATGACCGTGAGGGGCTTGCCGTTGTTCACCGTGAACAGGGCGACCACGGCGGCGCGTCCGCCCTGGATGCGGCCGCGTACGTCGAGGACCAGCCTGCGCAGGTCGTCCGGCGTGGTGCCGTCCGGCACCTGACCGGTGACGACGGCGATCCCGCGGACGTCCTTGGCGGACTCGGCGAGACCGGCCGCGGCCTGCAGGACCTTCTCGGCGCGGAACTTCTCGATCTCCTTCTCGGCGTCCTTCAGCTTGCCGAGCATGGCGGAGACCTTCTCCGGGAGCTCCTCCGGACGGCCCTTGATCAGCTCCTGGAGCTGGGCGACGACCGTGTGCTCACGGGCGAGGAAGTTGTAGGCGTCGACGCCGACGAGCGCCTCGATACGGCGCACACCGGAACCGATCGACGACTCGCCGAGCAGCTTCACCAGGCCCAGCTGGGCGGTGTTGTGCACGTGCGTGCCGCCGCACAGCTCCTTGGAGAAGTCGCCGATGGTCACGACGCGGACGCGCTCGCCGTACTTCTCGCCGAACTCGGCGATGGCGCCCTGCTTCTTCGCGTCGTCGATGCCCATGACCTCGGCGTGCACGTCGAGGTCGCGGGCGAGCACCTCGTTGATCTTCTGCTCTACGTCGGTCATCACGGCCGTCGGCACGGCGGACGGCGAACCGAAGTCGAAGCGGAAGCGGCCGGGCTGGTTCTCGGAACCCGCCTGGGCGGCCGTCGGGCCGAGGGCGTCGCGCAGGGCCTGGTGGGTGAGGTGGGTGGCCGAGTGGGCGCGGGCGATGGCCCTGCGGCGGAGCGAGTCGATGGAGGCGTGGGCCTTGGCACCGACCGTCACCTCGCCGACCTGGACGACGCCCTTGTGGACGTACACGCCCGGCACCGGCTTCTGGCAGTCGCGGATCTCGATGACGGCACCGGTGTCGACCTTGATGCGGCCGGTGTCGCCGATCTGGCCGCCGCCCTCGGCGTAGAACGGGGTGCGGTCGAGGACGATCTCGACCTCGTCGCCCTCGGTGGCGGCCGGGGAGGAGGCGCCGTCGACGAGGATGCCGACGATCGTGGACTCACCCTCGGTGTCGCTGTAACCGATGAAGTCCGTCTCACCGACCTTGTCGGCGATCTCCCGGTAGGCGCCGGCACCGGCGTGGCCGGTCTTCTTGGCCTGGGCGTCGGCCTTGGCGCGCTCCCGCTGCTCCTTCATCAGGCGGCGGAAACCGTCCTCGTCCACGGAAAGGCCCTGTTCGGCGGCCATCTCCAGGGTGAGGTCGATCGGGAAGCCCCAGGTGTCGTGGAGCAGGAACGCCTTGTCGCCGGCCAGCACGGTGGAGCCCGCGGCCTTGGTCTCGGTGACGGCGGTGTCGAGGATGTTGGTGCCGGCCTTCAGCGTCTTGAGGAAGGCGTTCTCCTCGGCGAGGGCGACCTTCTCGATGCGCTCGCGGTCGGTGACGAGTTCGGGGTACTGCTGGCCCATCATGCCGATGACGACGTCGATCAGGTCCTTGACGACCGGACCGGTGGCGCCGAGCAGGCGCATGTTGCGGATGGCGCGGCGCATGATGCGGCGCAGCACGTAGCCGCGGCCCTCGTTGCCGGGGGTGACGCCGTCGCCGATGAGCATCACCGACGTACGCATGTGGTCGGTGACCACGCGCAGGGAGACGTCCGAGCCGTGGGCGTCGCCGTACGCGACACCGGTCAGCTCGGTGGCCTTGTTGATGACGGCCATGGAGGTGTCGATCTCGTACATGTTCTGCACGCCCTGCAGAATCATGGCGAGACGCTCGAGGCCCAGGCCGGTGTCGATGTTCTTGCTGGGCAGTTCGCCGAGGATCTCGAAGTTGTCCTTGCCGGTGCCCTGGCCGCGCTCGTACTGCATGAAGACGAGGTTCCAGATCTCCACGTACCGCTCGTCGTTGACGGCGGGGCCGCCCTCGACGCCGAACTCGGGGCCGCGGTCGTAGTTGATCTCGGAACAGGGGCCGCAGGGGCCGGGGACGCCCATGGACCAGTAGTTGTCCTTCATGCCGAGGCGCTGGATGCGCTCCTTGGGCACCCCAACGACCTCGTGCCAGATGCGCTCGGCCTCGTCGTCGTCCTTGTAGACGGTGATCCAGAGCTTCTCCGGCTCCAGGCCGTAACCGCCCTTGTCCTGGGGGCTGGTGAGCAGCTCCCAGGCGTGCTTGATGGCGCCTTCCTTGAAGTAGTCGCCGAAGGAGAAGTTGCCGCACATCTGGAAGAACGTGCCGTGGCGGGTGGTCTTGCCGACCTCTTCGATGTCCGGCGTGCGCACGCACTTCTGCACGCTGGTGGCGCGCGCGAAGGGCGGCTTGACCTCACCCAGGAAGTAGGGCTTGAAGGGCACCATGCCGGCCGGGACGAGGAGCAGAGTCGGGTCGTCCGCGATGAGCGACGCCGAAGGGACGACGGTGTGCCCGCGCTCCTCGAAGAAGCTCAGCCAGCGGCGGCGAATCTCGGCCGACTCCATCAGTGGTCCTCATTCCGGTTGTTCGAGTACGTCGTCCTGTCGACGTACTTCGGGTTGGTGCGGTTCTCGATGGCGGCGTACCGCCGGGGTGCGGGGAGCTCGGGGTCGGTGTTGATGCCCA of the Streptomyces sp. T12 genome contains:
- the nusB gene encoding transcription antitermination factor NusB, which encodes MAARNTARKRAFQILFEGDQRGADVLTVLADWIRLSRADTRQPPVSEYTMQLIEGYAQHAKRIDELIAQYSVGWTLDRMPVVDRNILRLGAYELIWVDETPDAVVLDEMVQLAKEFSTDESPSFVNGLLGRLKDLKPSLRRDEA
- the efp gene encoding elongation factor P, with translation MASTNDLKNGMVLKLEGGQLWSVVEFQHVKPGKGPAFVRTKLKNVLSGKVVDKTFNAGVKVETATVDKRDMQFSYMDGEYFVFMDMETYDQLMVDRKAVGDAANFLIEGFTATVAQHEGEVLFVELPAAVELVVQETEPGVQGDRSTGGTKPATLETGHQIQVPLFITTGEKIKVDTRTSDYLGRVNS
- a CDS encoding aminopeptidase P family protein; protein product: MSEVYATRRSRLRDRCQASGSATALISRPANVRYLAGAAPQGSVLLLGKTEDLLVCTEPPDDRPTEGRPDEALRIHTLPGAGGDPAVAAADLAASQGGVCLAVEEHHLTVARHRAIRSVVPRLRLADLGGAVEQLRVVKDEEEISCLRIGAEIADQALGELLESILVGRTERHLALELERRLVDHGADGPAFPTSVATGPNAGRRAHRPTDRRVEEGDFLSVCLGATYRGYRCEIGRTFVIGTSPADWQIELYDLVFAAQRAGRESLAPGAAYRDVDRAARQVLDSAGYAQGLPALTGHGVGLEIDEDPQLGPAAMGKLDACVPVTVEPGVHLPGRGGVRIDDTLVVRPEADGGPELLTITTKELLAL
- a CDS encoding Pro-rich N-terminal domain-containing protein, whose product is MQHAVGSPLPPPHQPGHGWSPAAQHPGQHHPGAPQGPAPHQGPAPYQGPASHQGSAPHQGSAPVPPPPPAPGFTPPGPVPPASQHVQAPPTPDTTGHVPLPPGGPVAMPSTPPATAAPDPSATTLAVLLIGPAGAGKTSVAKYWADHRRVPTAHISLDDVREWVRSGFADPQSGWNDNSEAQYRLARRTCGFAARNYLANGISCILDDAVFPDRPVVGLGGWKRHVGPGLLPVVLLPGLEIVLERNAERTGNRRLTDEEVARIHGRMAGWYGSGLPIIDNSQLDVPQTAQVLDDVLARSIASPPNW
- the aroB gene encoding 3-dehydroquinate synthase gives rise to the protein MSEAVTRIQVGGTSGTDPYEVLVGRQLLGELGGLIGSKAKRVAVVHPEALAETGEALRADLAGQGYEAVAIQVPNAEEAKTAEVAAYCWKALGQSGFTRSDVIVGVGGGATTDLAGFVAATWLRGVRWIAVPTTVLAMVDAAVGGKTGINTAEGKNLVGAFHPPTGVLCDLAALESLPVNDYVSGLAEIIKAGFIADPAILELIEADPQAARTPAGPHTAELIERSIRVKAEVVSSDLKESGLREILNYGHTLGHAIEKNERYKWRHGAAVSVGMHFAAELGRLAGRLDDVTADRHRTILESVGLPLFYRHDQWPKLLENMKVDKKSRGDLLRFIVLDGLAKPTVLEGPDPAVLLAAYGEVGQ
- a CDS encoding shikimate kinase — encoded protein: MSGPLVVLVGPMGVGKSTVGQLLAERLGVTYRDTDDDIVAEQGRTIAEIFVDEGESAFRAVEKAAVHRALAGHDGVLALGGGSILDADTRALLAGQRVVYLSMDVEEAVKRTGLNAARPLLAVNPRKQWRELMEARRHLYEEVATAVVATDGRTPEEVTEIALDALELKEA
- the aroC gene encoding chorismate synthase; protein product: MSRLRWLTAGESHGPALVATLEGLPAGVPITTEMVADHLARRRLGYGRGARMKFERDEVTFLGGVRHGLTLGSPVAIMVGNTEWPKWEQVMAADPIDPEILAGLARNAPLTRPRPGHADLAGMQKYGFDEARPILERASARETAARVALGAVARSYIKETAGIEIVSHVVELASAKAPQGVYPTPADVEKLDADPVRCLDADASKAMVAEIDQAHKDGDTLGGVVEILAYGVPVGLGSHVHWDRKLDARLAGALMGIQAIKGVEIGDGFELARVPGSKAHDEIVNTPEGIRRVSGRSGGTEGGLTTGELLRVRAAMKPIATVPRALQTVDVTTGEATQAHHQRSDVSAVPAAGIVAEAMVALVLADAVAEKFGGDSVAETRRNVTSYLDNLAIR
- a CDS encoding shikimate dehydrogenase, giving the protein MTARATDARRAAVLGSPIAHSLSPVLHRAAYRELGLVDWSYDRFEIDEAALPKFFAELGPEWAGLSLTMPLKRAVLPLLDEISETAASVEAVNTVVFTEDGRRVGDNTDIPGMVAALRERGIEQVDSAAILGAGATASSALAALARICTGEVVAYVRSEARAAEMRQWGERLDVELRTADWADADRALRAPLVIATTPAGTTDALAAAVPERPATLFDVLYDPWPTALAARWSMYGGAVVSGLDLLVHQAVLQVEQMTGRVPAPLEAMRKAGERALAGR